In Periplaneta americana isolate PAMFEO1 chromosome 3, P.americana_PAMFEO1_priV1, whole genome shotgun sequence, the following are encoded in one genomic region:
- the LOC138696220 gene encoding myb/SANT-like DNA-binding domain-containing protein 3: MSKFREEDKLLLVEICRKYPILVDKGYNNEIITKKKEAWLSIQKEFNSSTPGKPGREIIQLQGLWKRLKMKTKADMDEARKDAKRTGGGPAKHLPEKSQDILAEIFQGQFDPLADTMDDDFIPFQEGPGPAIEETEEPIAVTSPLETESDIPVKNKGKKCSSENEFRQRILEMAEDEHREKMDILRIKKAKAELKLLLLQKDCELRNITT; the protein is encoded by the exons ATGTCGAAGTTTCGAGAGGAAGACAAGCTGCTATTGGTAGAAATATGCCGAAAATATCCTATTTTAGTAGATAAAggatacaataatgaaataataacgaAGAAAAAGGAAGCTTGGTTGTCGATACAAAAAGAATTTAATTCATCGACCCCAGGAAAGCCAGGGAgagaaataatacaattacaag GTTTGTGGAAGAGATTAAAAATGAAAACGAAAGCTGACATGGACGAAGCCAGAAAAGATGCCAAAAGAACTGGGGGAGGTCCTGCTAAACATCTACCAGAAAAATCACAAGACATTCTGGCAGAAATTTTTCAAGGACAATTTGATCCTCTAGCAGACACAATGGATGATGACTTTATTCCATTTCAG GAGGGACCCGGACCAGCAATAGAAGAGACAGAGGAGCCAATTGCAGTAACTAGTCCATTGGAAACAGAGTCAGATATACCTGTGAA gAATAAAGGTAAAAAATGCAGCAGTGAAAACGAATTTCGCCAAAGAATTTTGGAGATGGCGGAGGATGAACATCGGGAAAAGATGGacattttaagaattaaaaaagCGAAAgctgaattaaaattattattgctgCAGAAAGACTGTGAATTAAGAAACATCACGACTTAG